The Lepus europaeus isolate LE1 chromosome 5, mLepTim1.pri, whole genome shotgun sequence genome includes the window CAGCCCTTGGACCGTCCCCATTGCACCGTCAGGGCCATTTGTAGAACACTAGAATTTCCACACTCATAATTTCACAACACTAACAGTGTTCAAGCAAAATCAAGAGGGAAGTCAACACCCATATATCCCAAGTTGttcaataagataaaataaaactggccggcgctgtggctcaacaggctaatcctccgccttgcggcgccggcacaccgggttctagtcccggttggggcgccagattctatcccggttgcccctcttccaggccagctctctgctgtggcctgggaaggcagtggaggatggcccaagtgcttgggccctgcaccccatgggagaccaggagaagcacctggctcttgccttcggatcagcacggtgcgctggccgcagtgcgccggccgcggcggccattggaggatgaaccaacggcaaaggaagacctttctctctgtctctctctctctctcactgtccactctgcctgtcaaaaaaaaaaaaagatagaataaaACTGATCTCTCATGTTAAAAAGAGTCAATTCACAAAAAaccatgtatgtgtatattttaaatttaaaaaatcaagaataataaacttaatttaaaacacaaataaaaattcattttacccTTAATTATAAAACACATCTTTTGGCTATGTATTATTGGAATATCTTAAAGTTAATTTAGAAGTGCTCATAGTTGATAGAGACACAAAAAATCTGTGCCAGAAAAGTCATATTCAGACTAATAGCAGTGGTATCAAAAATGTTGTAATTGAAGTAGAAACTATGAATGAGCTCTGTTGCAGTAGAACCTACAGTCTTTTCTCTAGAATTAATACTACAGAGACCCATAAAAGATTAATCAAGACAAAGAATCAATAACTTCTCAAGTGCTAATAAGCGCTGCCTTGTTCTGTGATATGTTGAGCAGTTTATCATGTTTAGCTATATAAAGATTTATAGAAAATCCATAGTTAAAACTAAAGGATGAGGTAATGCAGCACTTAGTAAATGAAGCCCAATTAAAATTTATGCTGGGTATCATGCATTCCAAGGATCTGCAAAAATCATTTTTGATACCCCCCACACTTTTCTTTAAGGATAAGGAGAAAGAAGAGTTAGTCATGTCACTTAAACTGTGTTAATAGGGGAATAACTAAGAAAAGTACAATGCTGTTCAAGCGCAAATCTGCCTGTTTGGGAGAGAAATGCAGAAACACGCACTGAAGATGAATGAGCTTTTTTTCCTTGCCCTCTTTTTCATCCAAGGATCAACTTTTcgtggaatttcttttttaaagttatataagATGTCTTTTAGGATCGTTGAGGTCTCTGCTCTCAATCAAGCTGATAGATCTGCAGGTCCTGTGAGTGGATGAGTTAATGGGCAATTAATAGTTCATAAATTGTATGTCCTGACCATTAGGTTACGTCACTCAGCTTCACACCAAGACATGTTATCAATTAAAGGCATCAAATCATATATTTAGTAAATTAACCTTTGAAGCAATATTATAATCACAAGAATGAGCCTAATCAAATAGATGGGCCACAATGTTTTCATGAATTTGGAAACATAAACTAACTATAAATAATTACAAACAagtaaattctggtgaggattcAAGTTTTCTTTAGTATCAGCAGTTGGAAAGACCAAAGAATATATATAAGCTAAATTGAAATTAGTAGttaaatcaaagtttaaaatgaatatatgtgaaaaatgtaaaaaatgccaAATTTTCTTAACAAAAAATAGAGTTCACCACCACATCAAACTGGTAGGTAACATTTTTTCCACTAAAATGTGAGAGATCCTTGAATATCTTTGGGGAAACTTCTGATATAGTTCATGATTTCTGACCCAATTGCATTGAGAATTTTTTAACCAAGTCTGATGTATTCTGAGATAAATTAGTTTTATTTGGCAATGGACAGCAATGAGTAAACTCACATACATAACCACACATACACCTACACATGTGTTTCACCTTGGGCCATattgaaatatcttttaaatatctGTCAGAAATTCATCTGATTTGATAGTTTCAGTGATGCCCAATCTCTTTCCATTCATGTTCCTTTTGTCATAGGACAGGCCAGAAATCACACAAAATCAAGCAGAGTGAATACGAAGGTTTAAGAAGAAATggtatggctggcgctgcaggcacagCGTGGAAAGCTGCCACCaatggcaccggcatctcatatgggctctggttgcagcccagctgctccacttccaacccagctctctgctatggcccgggaaagccacagagggtggcccaagtcctcgggcccctactacccatgtgggagatcctgaagaagctcctggcttctggtttcagcctggcccaaccttggccattgtggtcatttggagagtgaaccaaaagatggaagatctctcactctctctttgtaactctgcccttcaaacaaataaaataaaccttaaaaagaaaagaaaaaaaaaacacaaaaggtaCGTTTTTACCCACGGAAAGTTGCCAGGGGAAAAGTCTGAATGCCACGTACATCAGTTACTCGTAATATACCTTTGCCTTCAAGTAACAGAAAACTCAAACAGCATTGCACGacgaagaagaaaaatattagatCACATAAAAGCAAGTTCAGAGACATTTGGGTTCCATGGTTAATCCAGTGGTTCAACAACAAATTCACAACCCAAATTATTTCCTGCCCTGGAGTCTGCCAGTCATGCTATTGACCTCCTGAAGCTGTTTTTCTTGTGGTTGTAACACGGGTCCTGGCAGTGATCTTGGCTACATGCTTCTTCACATATGGAAGAGGAGATTTTTTTTCATGACTCTTAAAAGTAAGAaagaactttcttcttttttttttttttttttaatttatttgacagagttagtgagagagagagacagagagaaaggtctttcttctgttggtccacccccccaaatggcctctatggacGGAGCtaagttgatccgaagccaggagccaggtgcttcttcctgatctcccacgtaggtgcaggtgcccaagcacttgggccattctccactgccttcccgggccacagcagagagctggactggaagaggggcaaccgggacagaatccggcgcccatatgggatgccggcgctgcaggcggaggattaaccaagtgagccacagcgccggcccccaagaaaGAACTTTCTTTAAAGCCCCCAATAAATTTCTCCTAAATCTCATTTGTCAACATTAGGTTGGGTTAGCAACTGGCACAACCaataagccgccacttgggatgcccacatcctatattagagttctagtttgagtcctggctctgctcccattctagattcctactaatgtgcatccagAGGGCCAGGGGGTGATATCTCAGCACTTTGGTATTTTCCACCCAGATTGAGTACCaagttcctgacttcaacctggctcagccccaggtgttgtgggcatttgaggagtgaactagcagaaggaagtttctctctctgtgtgtgtgcatgtgtgtgcctttcaaataaaataaacaaattttacaaAATCAGGTCATATTCCTATTCTAAACTAATTAGTGGAAAGGCTTCTAGAATTACTGTTGGATCAGTCAGGGCCACATCAAAGTGTTGATACTTTGGAGTATGATATGCAATGGGTTCATGTTTTTAAGGAACAGAACAAGTGTGGGACAAGACAAAGGTCAATGCACACGACAGCATGATGACCTGTCAGAGCTCACATTCTCAGGATAGAGGGTGGCAGTCGTAAGTCCCACTCATTAATGTTTCATTAGTAAGATAAGTCATCATTCTTTATCATAACTCCTATGGATTTGAATACTCATTTTCATGCAGTTATTTACCCACTCACCTAGCAAGATCTGGCTCAACAATTTAATTACATCAGAAACTATAACTAATTATTAAGGTATAGTTCAAGGTCACAGAGTCATAATCATAGGATAATTATCTGCTGTATAAATCATACCATTTTGATGAAATACAAAAGTTGCCTGGCAAATAAACACCTAATTACATGGCAAGCtcaatataattattattaagtaATCTATCAGAATGCAAAATCACTACTCAATGTGGTTATAATGATCAGCCTTGTTAAACGTCAAAAGTTTCACATGAATACTTACGTCTTATAAAAGAAGCAATTCTAAAATCACATAGAGCATTAAAAAaaccagttttgtttgtttgcctttgttttttgtttttaccaaATAGTCTCATAAATCTTTTCTTAGGGTTCAATTCAAAGGACTTCAGATtaggaagggaggaaggcaaGAAACGACAAtgtagaaaagaaaagtaaaggccatatggaaaaacagaaaaaaaaattcccaaatctgAAACTAACTGAAATCCAGAAGGCAATATAGTAGTAAATGACTGGAGAGGTGAAGGCTCCAATTCAAGAGCTGCTACTAATTTTTTCAGGATGCAAAGAAGACTTTTGCATTCCCACCTCAAGGGAGAATGGATTGTCAGAAGATTATCACTAGCATCTATTTATAAAACTATCTACAAAGAAAATTTCAGAATTCACTGTTTCGGAAGCCAGCGCCACAACTCACTtggtttatcctctgcctgcagcgccagcatcccatgtgggcaccaggttctagttccggttgctcctcttccggtccagctctctgctatggcccaggagcgtagtggaggatggcccaggtccttaggcccctgcacccacatgggagaccaggaaggggcaccctgctcctggcttcggatcagtgcagcgccggctgtggcagccatttggggagtgagccagcggagggaagacctttctctctgtctctctctctcactgtctataactctacctgtcaaataaaataataataataataattcactgTTTCTACCTTTTACCAGGAGGCAAATACATGTCCTTTCATCATGAATTTGTCCTTccataaagtgaaaattaaagagttacacagaaaataaTATGACCAATTGCTGGTCTTCCTATTGCCCACTTGGATACACACAAGAAATTAAAACCAATGAATGTGTTCAGATTGATTACCCCTGTATACCCCATTGTGTTGTAATTAGCTTCTTTCTATCCCTCATCAGTTTCTCCCAATTACTTTACTTCTTATTTCTAGAACTGTATGAATACCATATATACCCATTTTTATTGGTTTTAGATTCCAAGAGTCTTATATATTTGCTATACATTTGAAAGTCTTTATTTATTATCACTTCTACTACTCCAAAGGCAATATCCTCCATGTAAGAGTTagattcaaatttttttaagattcttttatttcaaaatcacagatacagagagagagggagaaacagagaaagacatcttccatctgctgattcaccccctagatggctgcaacagcaggctgaagctaggagccaggagcttcttccaggtctcccacaagggtagtaggggcccaagcacctgggccttctcccactgcttttcccaggccattagcacgaagctggatcagaaatggagcagccgggacacaaaccagcaacaTTGAACAGTACAGCTGCTTCGAATACTTGGGAATTTCAGAATGACTGACACTTCCGAAGCTGTTAAAAATTTTGAAGAGATGTTTGCCAGTAGATTCACAGAAGATGACAAAGAATACCAGGCATATCTGAAGCGCCCCCCTGACACCCCTCCCATTGTTGAGGAGTGGAGTAGCAGAGGAGGTGGGGGCCAGAGGAATCGAGGCAATTGGTTGCAAGATAACAGACAGTTTAGAGATAGGGACGGCCGACGAGGGTGGCCAAGTGACGGTCGGTCGGATCAGTGGCGCTGCCGGTCCTGGGGTAACAGTTACCCGCAGCAGAGGCAAGAGCCCTACTACCCCCACCAGTACGGACACTGCGGCTACAACCAGCAGCCTCCCTACGGTTACTACTGATAGAAATGTCCGCCGCTTTTAATAAAAACACCGCtccattaccaaaaaaaaaaaaaaaaaaaaaaaaggtggtggatttacctagttacccacaacaccagcccatagattcaaatttttaagtcaaccAATATTGAGAAAGTAGAAGTACGTTGGAGACTGttcaaaatgaaaggaaaagctgAAAGAGGTAGGGGACAAGGGGAGGAAGGATACACAGGTAGCAAACAACTGGGAGGCAAGAGGGCAACTGAGACCCACCatagaagaggagaaagaacCAGGCGCGTTCTCATCTCCTGGTGCCACTGGGCTGGCGGAGAGCCACAGCTCAGTACAACACAGCTCAGGAGAACTGTATCCCCCTGCAGTCCCTATTTGTTATCCTCTGACTTCATtcctcccagtttttttttttttttttctggaacagAGCAAGCTCTGCTCTAGGAAATTCAGTCAATCAAAACCACAGGGAGAGACCCAGCACTGTCCCCAGCACGCTGGGTGCACTCATTTGTTAATAAATATTGAGCACCCAGCAGGTGCTAGCATCCACACTGACCCGAATCTGCCTACTCACCTACAGACTTTCGTTTTTCAGTCTCTTTCCATAAATTCCAAGTCTGTTTTGTTTCCAGGTTACCTATTGTTCACGTGGCAGTGAAGGGCACCACAGCCTCATTATTTCTCTGACTTCACCTCCTCCCTAATGTACCATCACTGCCGGAACACGAGCCTCTCTTCATGAGCTGTCTGTCGGGCTGCCTTCCATCGTAACATGCTACACACTCAGCTCCCCTGACAATGCTGTGACCTTTTTCTTGCCACATTCTATCACCATGTTTCAGTCATCATTCTTCAATTCCCTGAGCATTTAACCTGACTGACACCCATTTGAGCCTTCCTAAAGCCCTCCTCCTAGTTCCCATGACACTGAGCCTTAGCTTTGCTTCTTTCTACTCATTTCCAACTCCATCTTGGTATGTCCCAACTACAACCATCAAAcctcctgccagccctgcctccttgcctccctctgtCTATACACCCCTGGTGGCCTGCTTACACCTGTGGACACTTTCAtggcattcttttctttctttacttataTCAAAGCTCAACACTTAGGCCTTTGTCTCTTGACAAGTTGTTTCTGacctcctgtccctctctcttgaAGTCAGCCCCACACTAGCCCAGGACTTACCACCTCACACTTGAGCCTCGGTGATAACACCTTACTTCTCCCTGAGAAGTCTTTACAACATGTATTAAAAAATAGATTCATCTTTCTAAAGGGGTAATCTTGGTTATGAAACTCTACCACTCAAAAATATACCCCCCAAGAGTCCTCTTCATTGTACATTAAAGTTCAAACACTTATGGCTATACATGATTTAGTCACTTTATTTCGTCTCTGGTCAATCCAATATCCAAGTTCATCATCAACTTTTGGCTTTTCCATAAAGCTTTCTTTGGCTGTAGTAAGATGTTCCTTGGCTACTTTCTTCTCTGAAATCTCATCAAAGTTACCATCACTATCATATACTGAATAAGTACAGACCTATATTGTTACAtgattattattgttttgttttgtttggtgtcTCCTCCAATTAAAATgcttaactctttcaagtaaatatctACACTCaagtttatttattattcttattgCTGAACACATAGTAGGTATTTAATGGTTATTAAACCACtgctttattcattcaacaaatatttatataggCATGAGTTTCTAATATTATGCTAGGTACTGAGTTATAATGGTGTCTTAGAGACATGAGTCTTCCGTTAAAAGATTTCAATCCAATGAGTAAGTAAAAAGTAAGCAATCACAAATAATATCTGTGACAAATGTTGTAACAAGGGAAGTTCAAGTACTTGTATAGTGGGAGgttctattctcttttttttttttttgtggaatgtTCTAGAAGATTATTAGATACCTAAAATATGCCTCTTCCTTCTACACTCCACTTTCAGTTCCCAGTAGATATTTCTGCCTGTCACTCTAACCATGCCTTCTCACTTTCTGCTTTTAGCACAGGAGGGACAGTGATAATATTTACTGAGATGGGGAAAATTGATATAATTACAGGTTAAGATGGAGAGAAATCAATAATTAGATTCAAGTCTTGTTAATTAAAGATGCTGAGACAACTAAGCGACAAGCAGACAGATGGATATACACTCCTGGAACCCTGGAGGGAGGTGTACACTGTAAATAGCAATTTGGGAATCAGAGATACAGTTAACACAAGAACCCACAGGAATGACAAGGTCACTGGGAAGAGACTTCAAGAGACAAGAGCAGAGGTCCTAGGACACAGCACTGAGAACTACAGATTGGAGGCTACTAGAGGAGGGACCCTCAAAGGAAGTTGAGAAGAAATAACCTGATAGAGTGCACAAAATCGAGAGAATGAGTTTGCAGTAGATAAGGGACAGAGTGTTTCAAGAAGGAACTGTCCTGGCCTAGGGGGAGAGAAAAGACCTGCTTGGACTTGCAAGGGGCAATTTTTATTGCAATTGGGCTGGACTATTTTTTAACACCCTGAGCCtgtaatgatattttaaattgatTATAGAACCTACCCAAGATGTCATCCAGGGAGACAGAAGAAGATCTTAGCGTGGTGAAAAGCAGGGGCCAGTAGGGGGAAAAAAGTGATTTTCAGTGGCTAGATTCCTGGGAATGAGCCGACAGGAGATGAAGACAAAAGTCCCCAGAGAAGCTTAAAGTTATGAGAACTGTCTGGTCAGCAGGAAAGATGAAATCTAATTAAACAGACTCAGGTAAAGGTTGAATCAAGGAAAGgttaaggagagaaaaaaaaaaaaaacatacagaatGGAGTTGATACGAGCCAAAAGTAGAAAGTACTTAGGAATTGGCACAGATGTTCACATAAATATCCTTTGCAGTATCAACAGTTCTCAGAATTGAACTTTGAGAACCAGGTGGCAAAGTCTGTCATTGTCATTGGTATTGACTGCTCATTACGTAGACTGCCTGAATCTGAGCCGTGGAAGGAACAAAACCAAGGTGTGGAAGGGTGAGGGGGCCCAAGATAAATCTGCTTGTTCATCCTAAATATTTGCTTCCCTCTACAAGTGAAAtccaattttaaatttcaaaaatgccCTTGACACAACATTATACACAACAGCCAAAATGTGGGAATGACCCAATGCCCAACAACTGGCCAAcggattttttaaaatgcaatccaTCTGAAAAGTTACTCAGCTATGTAAAGAAAAGAAGTGCCGACACACGCTGCAACATGGATAAACCTCAAAAACACGCTGAGTGAAGGAAGCCTGACAAAAAGGTCATATATTGTAtgactccatttatatgaaatattctgAAGAGATAAAATCCATAGATACAGGGGACATTGAGGTTTTCCAGGGGCTTGGGGGCGGGTTAATTGAGGGTGACTGTTTACAGGGTTTCCTTTGGGAATGTTTTGGAATTAGAGAGAAGTGGTGGTCACTTACCATTATGAATGCACCAAATGCCAATGAACTGTCTGTGCTAAAATGGTTCATTTTACATTATGTGGATttcacctcaatttttttttttaatttttagaaaacatcCTAGGAGCAAAAAGTCATAAAATGaaccaaagaagagaaaatgaaaaagaaaggggGTAATTTCACAACTTTGCATTAATGTGAATAGCACCAGGACAGTGAGAAGAGCATATAAAATAGCCAGGATTCAGGTTTTGTTCACCCTACAGGATCCACTGCCCTCTCACCATTAATGTTCAGAGACACATTCACCCTGAAGTGAAGGAACTTACACCCAGCGCCCTTCACTCACACAGGGCTCGGTATTGTATGTACTAGCAACTTGTATTCCTAATTTTTTGCACCTCTACTTAAAAAGGTTCCCAAACTGTATAAACTTCCAGCCTCCCCAAATCTTTCTAGACCCACCCTGCCCGAGTCTTTCCCTGCCCTGAGTGAAAGGACGGAGGCTTAGATGTGTCTAAGCACAGAGGCACCAGCTTCCATGCAGAGGCACTGAGTCCAATATCCCCCACTGAACCCAAGAAAGATTCCTTGAGGTGCCCAAATGCCAGAATGAAATGTACTTTGTTTCTGAAAATCATGTTTTCTTGGCTTTCATTTCTTGCTTATGTAAGCAAACATGAGACCTCGATTTCACAGGTACCCCAATAGGTTTGTCTCCTTCAAAGGGATGACATCAGTGATACagctctgtctcacacacacgaGTCTGGATTTGTGagctctgtctcacacacacaagtTAAGGACGGGTGTTCTTCAAAGCTGGTCTTCCATTAAAAGGGAAGACTGCACTGAGCTTCCAGACTTCTCTCCCATTTTCTCTGCCCCACGCCCAGCCCACGCTGGCCACACTACACAGATGGCTCCTGAACTCACAAGGTTTACTCCTGCCTGAGGCCTTTGCACCCAGTTTTCCTCCCATCTGGAACACACTTCCCCCAGATGCCTCAGAGATTAATTCCTTGGTCCTCTTCAGGTATTTTCTCCTGTGCGTCTCCATGGTGACTCACTCTGAAATTGCACACTGCCCCACTACTTCCTATTTCTCTTCACAACTTATTTCCCTCCCTAATCTGATTTACTACCCAgcatatactatatattttttttatatttttttatttttattttttttttgacaggcagagtggacagtgagagagagagacagagagaaaggtcttccttttgccgttggttcaccctccaatggccatcgcggtagcgcgctgcggccggcgcaccgcgctgatccgatggcaggagccaggtgcttatcctggtctcccatggggtgcaggacccaagcacttgggccatcctccactgcactccctagccacagcagagagctggcctggaagaggggcaaccgggacaggatcggtgccccgaccgggactagaacccggtgtgccggcgccgcaaggtggaggattagcctgttgagccacggcgccggcccatatactgtatattttattgactcatctTGATGGTTAGCTGTCTGTCTCCATGTCAGATGGTAAGCTCTGTGGAACAGGAATTTGGACAATTTGTTCATTGCTGTACCTGCAAGgcttagaatagtgcctggcacagttGATTGAGTGAATTGACGATTGGgttgattaattaattattaaattgATGAAAGACTAAGGAAATTAGAGGTTCAAATAGGAGACATGATAGCAAAGTATGTAATCTTGAGGTCTACACTTATCATAGTAACAATGTACAATAAGAAATACAACAGGAAAGAAGTCAAAAGCAATTCAtactttttaaattctgataTATTCATGCCATGGAGAACTattcagaaatgaaaaggaatacTGGGGATCAATTTCAAGTGATAAAGTTAAATTAAAGAAGTCAGACCCAAGAGAGTCTTCACTGTTTTTGCCCATGTATCTGAACTCTAACAACAGGCAACATTAATCTAGGGTGATAGAATTCAGAAAGCGGTTGCCTTATTTACAGGAGAGGGGTTGAGGAGTGACTGAAAGAATCATGAAGGCACCTTCTTGGGATGACGACAATGCTCTCTATCTTGTTTGAGGCAAGGGTACATGGATACTCAGGAGTTAAAACTCAAATTGAACATGTAAGAGCTGTGCATTTTACTGTATGTAAAATGATCTCaattacacatacatacatgcacataacAACCCAGTCTCACAATCGGAGGCTTCTCCACTTACAATATTCCAGAAGGCCTTTCCTGAGGAAGACTGGCCAACAAAGAAAGGGCATCAGCACACCTAGCTCCTGACCTCAGTGCTATTCTCCCTTTGTTTTCCAGCTTTGGCCAAGTCAGCTAACTTCTCTGCACTGTTTCCTTATTTCCTAAGTAGAGACAACAGGGTCTGCCTGGAGGCTTCACAAAgctaaaacatttacaaaatgtaAGCGACTGTTAGCAGGCAAGCCTCCAAGTTCATCTTCTTTATTAGTCAGACCATCTTATATGGAAGTTCTTATACTTAAGGAACTAAGCTCCTTGGACAGAGTCCAAGACAGACATGCCTTTACTAGATCGTCCTCTTTGGTGACTATGATTGCATTGTACTGTCAATGTGGTAATAATAACAAGTCAGATTTGTAGGGCTAGCTGTCTGCACTACTAACCTATTAAAGATGAAACGTCAAAAGGGGAAACTCAAGAGGGAAAAAGCTTGACATCTCTCCAACGGACAATGAAGGTCAAAAATAAGTTGTTCAGATCTCAATATACTTGGCCTCCACGATGTTCAGAAGCCACACAACCAGGAATAGCTTATCCCTGGCTCCCACTGCTGCCCCCTTGTAGTGCTCAGACACATCTTTTGGCCCTGAATCTCTTTCCTTCACAACATCTTCCAGGGACAAAGGGAGGGTACATCTCAATCCTGAGCACTTTCTCCTCCCAACTTGGTGTTCACCTGTCAGCTTCAATTGCATCTGACACTGACTCAGCAACATCACGTGGGAAAAACACTACTGGTCAGAaagacagggccggcgccgcagctcaacaggctaatcctctgcctgcggcgccagcacccccagttctagtcccagtcggggcaccggattctgtcccgattgcccctcttccagtccagctctctgctatggcccgggagtgcagtggaggatggcccaggtcgttgggccctgcacctgcatgggagaccaggataagcacctggctcctggcttcggatcagcgtggtgtgccagccacagcgcgctggccacggcggccattggagggtgaaccaatggcaaaaagaagacctttctctctgtctctctctctcactgtccactctgcctctcaaaaaataaaaaaagaaaaaaaaaagaaagacaagacaaTGGGCTTCATTGCTGATTTCTTCCCAGCACTCATCACACATTGTCAACGTCTCCAAGGGCTGTGTAGTATGGCGGATGGGGCAGGCTCTGGTTCAATGGTTCAACCCTAGCGGACCCACTGGCCAACTGTGGGTTCTTGAAGTCACATAATCTTCATATGCCTCATTTATAACTGCTTGTAAGGTGAGCACAATGACACTGCACATCTCCTTCATGGTGACTAAATGATATGATGTGCATTAAAGTGCTCAAAACTGTGCCAGAACCCTAGCCTCTGTTATGAAGGAGCCTAGGGTGTTGAAGGGACAGACACAGAAGCGTGACTTGAGAGTAAAAACAGCCATGCCTGAAATAAATAGGCTGTGGACAATGCGGGACACACAGAACAAGGTTGTCTAGAGATAGTCTAGAATACGAGAGGGTAGGGGAGACTGGTAACAGGAAGGAAGGGGACAAAATTCAGGACCTGGGGAATAttaatcacatttttttcattttaaagaaattaatcaCATGTGTATCATCCAAATTAGTCATTAATGAAGAAACTAGGAACTTGCTCTTGAACACTGGATAGGAAATGCAAGAACTTGAAAA containing:
- the LOC133761168 gene encoding RNA guanine-N7 methyltransferase-activating subunit-like protein, whose amino-acid sequence is MTDTSEAVKNFEEMFASRFTEDDKEYQAYLKRPPDTPPIVEEWSSRGGGGQRNRGNWLQDNRQFRDRDGRRGWPSDGRSDQWRCRSWGNSYPQQRQEPYYPHQYGHCGYNQQPPYGYY